From the genome of Xyrauchen texanus isolate HMW12.3.18 chromosome 22, RBS_HiC_50CHRs, whole genome shotgun sequence, one region includes:
- the LOC127662226 gene encoding sphingomyelin synthase-related protein 1-like isoform X1, which translates to MRVLLVTNSSLSAGMPRSRYVGVEGWSSKQVANWLREQGFREYVDLLCSKHRLDGASLLCLSETDLRSPPLELKVLGDIKRLMLAVRRLQRQHTALTCLGSEVSTLSPMNTGGTDRTLCNGFAERGSRDYPHCNGVGAVTTVGGEHSNGFSNGKRKQHSGRFDPEYWKTALGALYSMLVCGVTSFVMVLVHERVPDMRTYPPLPDIFLDSVPRIPWAFAMAEACGVVLVFLLMLVLLMHKHRSILFRRLCSLMGTVFLLRCVTMFVTSLSVPGHHLQCSGKMYGDTWAKVQRALDIWRGLGMSLTGVHTCGDYMFSGHTVVLTMLNFFVTEYTPRNWNFIHTMSWVLNLFGIFFILAAHEHYSIDVFIAFYITTRLFLYYHTLANTQAYQHSRRARIWFPLFSFFECNVTGPVPNVYSWPFSKPAFMKIIIG; encoded by the exons ATGAGGGTTCTGCTTGTGACAAATTCTTCCCTGTCTGCAGGTATGCCGCGGTCCAGGTACGTTGGTGTTGAAGGTTGGAGCAGTAAGCAGGTAGCCAACTGGTTGAGGGAACAGGGATTTCGTGAATATGTGGATCTCCTGTGCTCTAAGCACCGTTTAGATGGAGCCAGCCTACTGTGCCTTAGTGAGACTGATCTACGGTCCCCTCCACTGGAGCTTAAGGTGCTGGGTGACATAAAGAGACTGATGCTGGCGGTGCGGAGACTACAGAGACAGCACACGGCCCTTACATGCTTGGGGTCAGAGGTCAGTACATTGTCTCCTATGAACACTGGGGGTACGGACCGTACCTTATGTAACGGCTTCGCAGAACGAGGGTCAAGAGACTATCCACACTGTAACGGGGTCGGGGCGGTCACCACAGTTGGCGGAGAACATAGCAATGGTTTCTCTAATGGGAAACGTAAGCAGCATTCTGGTCGGTTTGATCCGGAGTACTGGAAGACTGCACTCGGCGCCCTCTATTCCATGCTGGTGTGTGGAGTGACGTCATTCGTAATGGTCCTAGTGCATGAGAGAGTTCCTGACATGCGGACGTACCCGCCACTTCCAGACATATTTCTGGATAG TGTCCCCAGAATTCCCTGGGCTTTCGCCATGGCTGAAGCATGTGGAGTGGTGCTGGTTTTCCTATTAATGCTGGTGTTGTTGATGCACAAACATAG gtccATTCTGTTTCGCAGGCTGTGTAGTCTGATGGGGACAGTGTTCTTGCTCCGCTGTGTCACTATGTTTGTCACTTCACTGTCTGTACCTGGTCATCATCTGCAGTGTTCAGGCAAG ATGTATGGCGATACCTGGGCAAAAGTGCAGCGTGCGTTGGACATCTGGCGTGGACTTGGCATGTCTTTAACTGGTGTTCATACATGTGGGGATTACATGTTTAGTGGACACACTGTTGTTCTCACCATGCTTAACTTCTTTGTCACTGAGT ATACACCACGTAACTGGAACTTCATCCATACCATGTCTTGGGTCCTAAACCTTTTTGGAATTTTCTTCATCTTGGCGGCCCATGAACACTACTCTATTGACGTCTTCATCGCATTCTACATCACCACCAGACTGTTCCTGTACTACCATACGCTTGCGAACACACAAGCCTATCAGCACAGCCGCAGAGCACGTATCTGGTTCCCCCTCTTCTCTTTCTTTGAGTGCAATGTGACTGGACCTGTTCCAAACGTGTATAGCTGGCCTTTCTCCAAACCTGCTTTCATGAAGATAATTATAGGATAG
- the LOC127662226 gene encoding sphingomyelin synthase-related protein 1-like isoform X2 — translation MPRSRYVGVEGWSSKQVANWLREQGFREYVDLLCSKHRLDGASLLCLSETDLRSPPLELKVLGDIKRLMLAVRRLQRQHTALTCLGSEVSTLSPMNTGGTDRTLCNGFAERGSRDYPHCNGVGAVTTVGGEHSNGFSNGKRKQHSGRFDPEYWKTALGALYSMLVCGVTSFVMVLVHERVPDMRTYPPLPDIFLDSVPRIPWAFAMAEACGVVLVFLLMLVLLMHKHRSILFRRLCSLMGTVFLLRCVTMFVTSLSVPGHHLQCSGKMYGDTWAKVQRALDIWRGLGMSLTGVHTCGDYMFSGHTVVLTMLNFFVTEYTPRNWNFIHTMSWVLNLFGIFFILAAHEHYSIDVFIAFYITTRLFLYYHTLANTQAYQHSRRARIWFPLFSFFECNVTGPVPNVYSWPFSKPAFMKIIIG, via the exons ATGCCGCGGTCCAGGTACGTTGGTGTTGAAGGTTGGAGCAGTAAGCAGGTAGCCAACTGGTTGAGGGAACAGGGATTTCGTGAATATGTGGATCTCCTGTGCTCTAAGCACCGTTTAGATGGAGCCAGCCTACTGTGCCTTAGTGAGACTGATCTACGGTCCCCTCCACTGGAGCTTAAGGTGCTGGGTGACATAAAGAGACTGATGCTGGCGGTGCGGAGACTACAGAGACAGCACACGGCCCTTACATGCTTGGGGTCAGAGGTCAGTACATTGTCTCCTATGAACACTGGGGGTACGGACCGTACCTTATGTAACGGCTTCGCAGAACGAGGGTCAAGAGACTATCCACACTGTAACGGGGTCGGGGCGGTCACCACAGTTGGCGGAGAACATAGCAATGGTTTCTCTAATGGGAAACGTAAGCAGCATTCTGGTCGGTTTGATCCGGAGTACTGGAAGACTGCACTCGGCGCCCTCTATTCCATGCTGGTGTGTGGAGTGACGTCATTCGTAATGGTCCTAGTGCATGAGAGAGTTCCTGACATGCGGACGTACCCGCCACTTCCAGACATATTTCTGGATAG TGTCCCCAGAATTCCCTGGGCTTTCGCCATGGCTGAAGCATGTGGAGTGGTGCTGGTTTTCCTATTAATGCTGGTGTTGTTGATGCACAAACATAG gtccATTCTGTTTCGCAGGCTGTGTAGTCTGATGGGGACAGTGTTCTTGCTCCGCTGTGTCACTATGTTTGTCACTTCACTGTCTGTACCTGGTCATCATCTGCAGTGTTCAGGCAAG ATGTATGGCGATACCTGGGCAAAAGTGCAGCGTGCGTTGGACATCTGGCGTGGACTTGGCATGTCTTTAACTGGTGTTCATACATGTGGGGATTACATGTTTAGTGGACACACTGTTGTTCTCACCATGCTTAACTTCTTTGTCACTGAGT ATACACCACGTAACTGGAACTTCATCCATACCATGTCTTGGGTCCTAAACCTTTTTGGAATTTTCTTCATCTTGGCGGCCCATGAACACTACTCTATTGACGTCTTCATCGCATTCTACATCACCACCAGACTGTTCCTGTACTACCATACGCTTGCGAACACACAAGCCTATCAGCACAGCCGCAGAGCACGTATCTGGTTCCCCCTCTTCTCTTTCTTTGAGTGCAATGTGACTGGACCTGTTCCAAACGTGTATAGCTGGCCTTTCTCCAAACCTGCTTTCATGAAGATAATTATAGGATAG